The window AATGGCTCAAGCATGTCTCCTCTTAACTTATAGGCCCTACTGTCGCCGACATGGGCAATCGACATGACATCGGCTTCCAATGCTACAGCGACGATTGTCGTTCCCATCCCAGCACGGCCACTATCTTCCTGGGCCTTTCTATGAATGGCCCGGTTGGCCATCCTGATAGATTTGAGCAGAAGTTCGCCAGAAGGGGGCAGAGAATGTTTGACGTCGAGATTTGGGTCGTCAAGTATTTCTCGGTTGTAATGGTTGAAAAGAGCGAAGATTGTCTCCGAGGCTGTCATTGATGCAACTTCGCCGGCCTGATGGCCGCCCATACCGTCGCAAACGGCATAGACATGGTTCTCAGCATCGATATGGACGAAATCTTCGTTACCGGTTCGCACCAGTCCCTTGTCTGATTTGTCGATAACGCGGACCTTCAGCGACATGACTTTTCCTCTTTGAGCAGTTCCCATAATATTGTCACAGCCAAAAATAGGCGGACAGTGACTTGTAGGCAAGATTTATATTCAATAACCAAGGGCTGTTTGTACGGCTTTCGCACACAGAGAGACAATAAAAAAAGCCCCGTCAGTTAACGGGGCTTTGAACGTTTTCTTGAAATCTGGCTTACTTCAGGAGGATCATTTTTTTGCTCTGATGAGTCTGTTCCGTTGTCAGTCGATAGAAATAGACGCCGCTCGCAAGCGCTGAGGCATCGTATTGGATTTGGTGTTCACCGGCGCCGAGACGTCCGAGATCCATTACTTCCACTGTCTGTCCGATGACATTAAATATCTCCAATTGAGCAGTTGTGCTCGATGGGATATTGAATGCGATAGTTGTTGTGGGATTGAACGGATTTGGATAATTCTGCATAAGAGTAAAACCACTCGGAAGCGTGATATCGGGATCGCCTGCATCAGTAATTGTGAAGAAGAGATCTACTGAGCCAGTTAACTTTACGGTCGGATCGGCTGCGGAAATGACTTCGTAGTCAATTGTAATTACCGTGTCGCCGCCGCCAGTAAATGTCGGGGTTTCAATTTCGAAGTAGAGCGAGATAATCTCCGATGGGTCGGCATAGAAGGCTGAATCCTGTGGAAGGGTCACGAAGTTTCCATTATCAGCAGAGGCATTGATGTCATAGAAGTCTATCCCGTTGCCATCGTTTCTAATTTGCATCTCAAATTTGACCGTGTCATCGTACGTGCCGGCGCGATTGGTCGGAAGCGTTATGGCTGACAGGCCAACAGTCGCGGTTGCGGACAGGCTGACTTGCTTGAGAGACTGATTGGTCCATGTGGCGTCGCCCGAACTAACGGTTGATAGACGTCCGTTAATCCTAAAAGTAATCATTTGGCCGTGGATTGCGCCCTCGTCTTCAGGCGAATTGCTATCATCACCATACACGGGCATGTAACCAAATGATCCGGCGGTATGCACGACAAAATAGCCGCAAAGGATACCATCCGGATCGAACGCGCTTACAAGCGTTCCGACAGGCAGAGGTCGACCGTTATAAGTAGAGACGCCATCCTGAAAGGAGCAGAAGAAAGGGGTCGGATGAATTTCCTGCGCCTGACCAGTGTTTGAGACGAAAAGAAGGGCAGAGGCGGCGATAAGAAAACTGAAAAAAGTTTTTTTCACTTCACATCCGTTCGTTGTTAATCCGGCCGGGTATCTCTCCCGGCCGGAATGTTATCGTAGAATCGCGAATCTTACTTCAAGAGCATCATCTTCATCGTCTGCGAGAATGATCCGGCTGTCAGACGGTAGAAGTATACACCCGAGGCAAC is drawn from Candidatus Zixiibacteriota bacterium and contains these coding sequences:
- a CDS encoding T9SS type A sorting domain-containing protein, translating into MKKTFFSFLIAASALLFVSNTGQAQEIHPTPFFCSFQDGVSTYNGRPLPVGTLVSAFDPDGILCGYFVVHTAGSFGYMPVYGDDSNSPEDEGAIHGQMITFRINGRLSTVSSGDATWTNQSLKQVSLSATATVGLSAITLPTNRAGTYDDTVKFEMQIRNDGNGIDFYDINASADNGNFVTLPQDSAFYADPSEIISLYFEIETPTFTGGGDTVITIDYEVISAADPTVKLTGSVDLFFTITDAGDPDITLPSGFTLMQNYPNPFNPTTTIAFNIPSSTTAQLEIFNVIGQTVEVMDLGRLGAGEHQIQYDASALASGVYFYRLTTEQTHQSKKMILLK